CAAAGTCACAAGGAAGTAAGCAATTAGCCACACTACAGGGGACCTATCAGATTTCATTAATTGTGAACAAGACCAATACCCCAGCACGTTGCCAATTTTTTGCATGTAAGGAGGGGCATTTTGTTTCATGTGAATGCATGCTGACTAGGAAATTAATCTTTGCAACTGCCATAGATCAATTACTCTTTACTGCAGTGCCATTTATTATGATGTAGGCGACATGCTAAATGATCAATTGCTGTACTTAATTTCTCACAAAATAGCTCAGCTAATGCCCCATTAAGGATTGCTGATAAGTTTGACTGCTTGATCTAAAAATTACAGCATCAAATTTGATCTTCCACCTGGTATATTTGGCATCCACAACTGATCTGAGAGCTGTTTCTAATACATCAAGTTTAAACAAatattcctttttcttttcttacccACCTGTCTATATTAAACCAACATAGTTTCCAAGGATAACCCTTACTTCTTCAGCATTATCCTCTAATTATGAAGATGCCGACATATGATACCTAAACAGTGCTGTAACCATAAAAATTAGGTGCCAGTTGCTTCTCAGTAATTGGGCAACAAAACTACTTTTAAGATGTGATGCTACACCAACAGGCCTGTAATAACTACCCTccttaaataatgtttttgtggaGTCTAAGTTGTTTTATTGCTCAAGGATGTTACAGGCTATATAGGTTTTTTTTGTAACGACAGGTATCCCagttacatttatataaaagaCGATTGAATCAAcaccataaaacaaaaattgtGCTTTCATAAATGTATTTAGAGCGTCTGGGGTTTTAGGTGGATTGTGTAATTTAAAAGTTTATGTAGCATCCAGTGTGTATCTTCCAGGTGATCAGAGTTTGAGTTTTGTGTGCAATGGGTACTCCGGGCTTCATACGCTCTAAACCTTATAAAACAGTCCGCAGAACATTATGTTAgaactaaaacattttcaaaccaGTTCAGAGAGAGCAATTATCTGCTATAGTTATGGTACAATTGTTGCTTCACACAAAGTTGTATACAAATATTTTAAAGCACAAATACTCCAGTCCTTTGTGTATTAAAAGTCTCTGGAAATTTGTGAGTGACAGTGGCTCACATACCAGTGTTTCAGCTAAGTGACtacatttgtttaaatgtgatTGTAATGCTACCTAATCATACCCAGCATCATGCCTACAAAACAATTcatgaataaacacacaaaacaattaacttggacaaaaaaacacatttatttgcagTGCTGAATTATCCCATCTTGGCTGGCCTTCCAGAGATCACCACCTGAGGATGTCAGCGTAAGACATCTAGTCCAGCTGTGTGAGAATAATAATCAAGTCGTTAGTTATGGTTAGAGAGACACTTTCTGCATTGTTGTTTCAATTTCTCCAGACTATTCAGTCATATTAAGTGACAACTGAACCATAAGTTCATTACTCTTAAGAAGGAGGCTGATGTCTGCAAATATGTGCTACGAAACTGCTCATTAAGAGCCAATTTTCTAGATGAGACAAActacatttgtttaaaatgcagGTTTAAACAAGTTAGAACAATATTATTGCTGAAGTTGTGTGATGTGCTTAACGAGCCTTTCCGACGCCGTCACAACAGCCGTCACCAGCCTTTACTAACGCTACGATTTGATATGAAGTCAAATATACTATGTAAACACAAATTGATAGAAAATGGATAGTATTTACCTTGACGAAGCCGATGTCTTTAGCGTACTGCCTGAAGCACTGGCGGCACATGTTGAGTCCGTATTTACGGATCAGACCGTGTCTGTTCGAGCATACCCGGCTGGAGTAAAAagggaaattattttattttagttatttacaTAATAGAGCAAATATGACTGTGGTtatcattcactcattcatagAGTGCAGACGCGGTGTCCCACACAAACTTGGCGCTGGTTATCATGGGCAAGCCTTTCTCTGTGCATCACGGCTAATCCTAGCCTAGCTTAACATATACTTTGGATGTAAAACGGTCAGGCTTACAATGTTATAAGAGACAGTTTACATTAATAACCTCCTGAAATCACATGCAAATGTGTAATAAGATTTCTGCACATTAAACACGAGCAGTTTCGTTTCATGAACAGTGAGCGGCTAACTGAGCACAACTGTACCGCTGTTAAGTTAACAAGGCGCATCCATATCCTCCACCGC
The window above is part of the Seriola aureovittata isolate HTS-2021-v1 ecotype China chromosome 19, ASM2101889v1, whole genome shotgun sequence genome. Proteins encoded here:
- the rps29 gene encoding 40S ribosomal protein S29 is translated as MGHQQLYWSHPRKFGQGSRSCRVCSNRHGLIRKYGLNMCRQCFRQYAKDIGFVKLD